From a single Pseudoalteromonas sp. Scap06 genomic region:
- a CDS encoding helix-turn-helix domain-containing protein, with amino-acid sequence MIGKTNENNVTTFSSITLLILKELRLERNIHQAQIADMCDKTPSAWTKIETGRSPLSMEMFFRVCNGLQVSPSAILSTMERYATLLSQNGWAVISKLLEFNEDMLLTEAQEYYSSPGFKAAQHQFTFNSILNGPIYNLDGTVTPIPVFLFALNPEFKELQKSDIKSVI; translated from the coding sequence ATGATTGGCAAGACAAATGAAAATAATGTAACAACGTTTTCAAGTATTACGCTGTTAATACTTAAAGAGTTACGCCTAGAACGTAATATACATCAAGCTCAAATTGCAGATATGTGTGATAAAACACCTAGTGCATGGACAAAGATAGAGACTGGTCGTAGTCCTCTTTCTATGGAGATGTTTTTTAGAGTTTGCAATGGGTTGCAAGTATCACCCTCTGCAATTCTGTCAACAATGGAAAGGTATGCTACTTTGTTAAGTCAAAATGGTTGGGCTGTTATTTCAAAGCTCCTTGAATTCAATGAAGATATGCTGTTAACCGAAGCTCAAGAATACTACTCTAGTCCAGGGTTTAAGGCTGCCCAACATCAATTTACGTTTAACTCAATATTAAATGGTCCAATTTATAATCTGGACGGTACTGTGACACCTATACCAGTGTTTTTATTTGCTTTAAATCCAGAATTTAAAGAGTTACAAAAATCAGATATCAAATCAGTTATTTAA